The Candidatus Bathyarchaeota archaeon region CGGGAATCCGACGGACATAAGAAGGTTTGGCTCTGTGGCGGTCGTAGGAGGCGGTGTTGGTGCAGCCTTAATATATCCATGGATTAAGGCCTTAAAGAAAGCTGACAACTATGTTCTCACGATCCTCGGCGCGCGGAACTTTAGGCTGCTACTTTTTGAGGATGAGCTAAAGAAATTAAGTAACGAAATCTACGTCTCAACAGACGACGGTTCTAGAGGGATTAAGGGTTTCACTTCTGAAGTGCTTCGAATGCTCATCGAGAATGGAAGAAGGTTTGATTTAGTTATGGCGGCGGGACCAGTTCAGATGATGAAAGCGGTTGCTGAAGTTACACGCCCATACAATATGAGAACTATTGTAAGTTTAAATCCGATTATGGTAGATGGAACAGGAATGTGCGGAAGTTGTAGGATAATGGTTGGCGGAGAAGTGAAGTTTGCATGCGTAGATGGACCAGAATTTGACGCACATAAGGTTGACTTCAACGATCTCATCAATAGGCTAAACATTTACAAGGATGAGGAAACTAGGGCGGCGAGAATTTTTGAAGATAGACAAAAAAACGCCTTTAAGAAAGATGCCTGAACTAGTTAGCTAGAAAATACTAAGCAAATAAGGACTATTAGCCATGAAGTATAGCAGAAGTTAAGAGTTATTGACTACTATTTCAACCTTATTTGAACTTCCACAGCGTCGCCGTCTTGTAAGCCTAGTTCTTTACGCAAATTAACTGGTGCCACAACCTCAATTAAGTCCTCCGGATAGGAAGGTATGTCAGGTCTTACAATTCCACCTGATATTTTTTTCGATATCTTGGCCTCGTATAATTTAGCGGAGAAGTATCCATTCCGCTCTGGAATACACCATCCGCCAATCTTTAGAAGTAGATTACCTATCCCTATTGAATGAGGCACTAGTATATTGAGCGTGCCTGAACTTGGTTTGAACCCCAGTCTTTTCTCAACCTCTCTTATAAACCAGTCTAACTCTGTGAATTTTTTGCCCTCGCCCAGCCCGGATGATACCTTTCCTCTAATAGTTAGAATCATACTGGTCAATTGCCCAATCTTATTGTCGTCAAGGGAGAGTTATTAGCAAGATATATATCAGCTTCTGTATCTTAAGAGAGAGAAATGGGGCAAATATCTGCTAATAAAAATGAGGGGTCAGGATCATCTAGGATATTGCGTATTTTTGACCTTCTTTCTTCCAAGCGATCAATAAGATTTTCAGTGTATCTTGTCTCTTTATCATTTTTTATAATTTTCATCCTTGTTCCGCCTTTAGTTGGCATACTTCAAAAATTTACTCGAGTTTGGGAGATTTACAAGATCCCAACACTTCTGGAAAGGGCTAACAATGCAATATTATGTTCCTTTCTACTTGCTTTCATAGTATCTACATTAGACATGATTGCAGGTTTACCTCTAGCATGGTTCATCGTAAGAAGCAGGTCTCGTCTGATAAACATAATTGATACCTTTGTAGATATACCATTCCTAATACCGACCGCTGCACTGGGTTATTCGGCGAGCCTTTTCTGGAGTAAATCACAGGGATTGGCAGGAATTTTCGGGATGGAAGAGCTTGTTCCTCCCGGTTTCATGCTTGTATTATTGCTTCATTTCATATTCTCATATCCAGTCATCGTTAGAGTGATGGTTGGCGAACTTCTAAACTACACGGAGATCTATGAGGTGGCAGCCAAAACCCTTGGCGCGCAACCTTTCACATCTATCAGAACAGTAACTCTCCCATTGCTCAAGCCTGCGCTTGTAGCCTCATTTCTCCTTTCATTCGCAAGATCTCTTTCAGAGACAGGGGCGACTGTCATGGTTGCTGGGCAGTTCGAAAATGGATCAGTCTTCATATTTAACAATCAGGACAAAGAATGTGCGCTGGTATACGTCAGTCTAATTCTGATAACATCTTCTATTATCCTCTTCTTCCTGATAAAATTGATAGCATTAAAACTTAAGATTCCAATTAGACATGCGTGGCCTAACTTAGAGAGGAAACTCAGTAGTCACCCTACCGTGAAGCTCCGGGATAGCTTAACTATAGCTGTATTCTTACTAATTGTTATTTCTCCATCTATTTATGTTGCCCTTCCATTAATCTATGCATTAGAAAATGGTACGGTGAACAAGGCATTAGCGGGAATTGGCCCTTGGAGTGCCTAT contains the following coding sequences:
- a CDS encoding sulfide/dihydroorotate dehydrogenase-like FAD/NAD-binding protein, whose protein sequence is MAKKFKILQKTVIAPEINRMEVYAPLIAKKAQAGQFVILRVDELGERFPLTLVDWDPAKGTIALVFQEVGVSTKKLGRLKAGDYIEDIVGPLGNPTDIRRFGSVAVVGGGVGAALIYPWIKALKKADNYVLTILGARNFRLLLFEDELKKLSNEIYVSTDDGSRGIKGFTSEVLRMLIENGRRFDLVMAAGPVQMMKAVAEVTRPYNMRTIVSLNPIMVDGTGMCGSCRIMVGGEVKFACVDGPEFDAHKVDFNDLINRLNIYKDEETRAARIFEDRQKNAFKKDA
- a CDS encoding ABC transporter permease subunit, producing MGQISANKNEGSGSSRILRIFDLLSSKRSIRFSVYLVSLSFFIIFILVPPLVGILQKFTRVWEIYKIPTLLERANNAILCSFLLAFIVSTLDMIAGLPLAWFIVRSRSRLINIIDTFVDIPFLIPTAALGYSASLFWSKSQGLAGIFGMEELVPPGFMLVLLLHFIFSYPVIVRVMVGELLNYTEIYEVAAKTLGAQPFTSIRTVTLPLLKPALVASFLLSFARSLSETGATVMVAGQFENGSVFIFNNQDKECALVYVSLILITSSIILFFLIKLIALKLKIPIRHAWPNLERKLSSHPTVKLRDSLTIAVFLLIVISPSIYVALPLIYALENGTVNKALAGIGPWSAYWSSISLSYSIGFISTVINILAGLPMAILIARRKAGQLSSLLDSIVNIPIIVPSIALGVSLRFFWESVGFLNEFWVLILSHATITYPYFVMSMSAAIMGIDKEMEEVAFTLGAKPFTIFRRITFPLTKYSVFSGAVLVFTRCVGETGAAKAAAKTLKTTPVLLVEWIIKGVVSPSESALGVGILILICFIVLLILRVLIRGGKR
- a CDS encoding CTP-dependent riboflavin kinase translates to MILTIRGKVSSGLGEGKKFTELDWFIREVEKRLGFKPSSGTLNILVPHSIGIGNLLLKIGGWCIPERNGYFSAKLYEAKISKKISGGIVRPDIPSYPEDLIEVVAPVNLRKELGLQDGDAVEVQIRLK